The Mytilus trossulus isolate FHL-02 unplaced genomic scaffold, PNRI_Mtr1.1.1.hap1 h1tg000024l__unscaffolded, whole genome shotgun sequence genome contains the following window.
ATTGAATACTGATCACATTTTTATGAAGTTAAATACATGTTAAGATCAATTGtcgaaataaataaaataattgacaCCTTAAAAAGATTTGATTTATTCTAAATTCGAATCATTCCTCTTGCTGCTTTCTCTAAATAAATCAGTCTGTCGTCATATGTACTATGCAAATCAAATATTCAAGAGTGTCAACTTATACAGAAAAAAGGTTTCGACTGACGCAATAACATCATGCAAATATGTGACAATGTGTTAACGTATTTGTCAAGAGGATATGGtttaatattctattttaaCAAGATGAACAAGATTGAGGTGTCACAGAAAACAGGTATACAAGAAACATCAACGTAAAGGGGCCtgaaaaaatccaaaataaataataattaatagcAATATCTTTATCTAAAGAGAGTAACGAGTTTGAATTAAACAAATTCTTGATAAGtctcaatttataaaatattaactaCATGAATAAAACATAACCAATCTATTATAATTATACACATTTAAACACTAGATGTATAtaaacacaaatacaacaaaataaaaaaataacaataatacacCTATAGTATACATTGTGgtttaacttataaatttcGCACTGTTAACCATATAATGACTTGTAAGAATGCAGAAACagttttttaggttttttttcactGAGTAGTTAATTCCccacttttataaatgaaaaaaaaaaaatccttaaaggTTCAGTATATTGTATATTACTGATGGTGTTAGTTATGTAAGTGTATGAGTGATATTGAtgcacattttttattcaatttatcaGTTAAATATGGGgaagaaacaaaacataattgATCATAAAGACGCGTCTGTTCAATGTTAGAAAAATTGTGTtgattttgaagcattttttaCAGAAAAGTTTCCTTTAATTTTACAAGGTTTGAAAACCTAgttaataatgttttaaaactttcatgATTTACTGTATTGCTGCACAACCCGATGCAATTTGattatctgtattttattgattaaaacatCAGTCGAGGTGACATTGGATGTTTTTCTTACTAGGCACATTAGCAATGCTTCTGTAATACAGTAAATATTACTGTCCGAAAATACTATTAACCTAATTCATAAGGTAGAGGAGTGATGTATTGTCAAAGGGAAAAGTATGCTCTTCATTTCAGGTGAAAGGTTATGGGAAGGAGGAATTAGTACCGTGTAAGAACTGTTACGTTATCAAGAATGTCATTTCGTatttaatatgtattgtttttgcCGTGGTTTTTTGTTGCTGTTGCATTAAAGTAGACCCAATATCTACCTTCCTTCAATTACATGTATAGCTAGTATTAAgccaaaaataaacaaattgaaaaatatcatgCATCATGAGTAAGTCTTATATTACTTTCATACACATTCCCCATGCGTAACTAGCTGTCGGAATCGATGTGAGTCATATTGATTAACAAGACCTCTTGGGGACACACATGCATGTAAATGTACGCAACTCAGTGTATCTgactaaaataaatatgttacaaaTGTGTATACCAAATTTTTTGTCTCCTCAACGTATctataaatgacaaaaatgtaaatgaactttaattaaaatCGACATGCAGTTAAACATATCAAGAAATATTTTACGAATATGAAGTCattaaacatcaaataaaattgagggGAAATGGGAACTGATATGTcaaatagagagttgtctcattggcactcacaccacatcttcctatatctatataataaccCAACTAAAGAGCAGATACTAGGTGAATGCCACCAATAGTCCATCAACGCAGCGAAAAAATGGCATGATTGGAGGTGGTTCTCAGCAAGTCTCTAACCAAAATGTGTACTATTTCAGTggaaatggacgtcatactaaactaaAACatatcgtaccacatcttcttatatctaaatgaactcaaattcaaacaaaaacatataagaCTGTCAAAGTCAAAAGGCTCCAGACGGcgggtaaaacatgttttgttcgAACGGAATCCTCCCATATACCTAATGTAGAATGAAGTAACACACAGCAATACttacagtaaaactcagtttaaaaaaagtccgagtccgatgtcagaaaaggtaacataagaaataaagcaaaatgacaatgatatataaatttacaaaggACTGTTAACTATTACTGATATGCCAACTctagacctcaattaaactgattaaaatatcatgtcttcatcatatcaagataataataaaattaacggtactaatattcttgcaccagatgcgcatttcgacaatacgtGTCTCTTCGGTGATGCTCATGGCTAATATTTTTGatatccaaagcttatataaaatatgaagatctataatccaaaaggtccacaaagtatagccaaatccatgaaaggaatcagagctttgcatgaaaGAGacacattccttaatttataataattttgatacacaaaaaatccgtactTTCATGcaagtaccgaagtactggctccTGGGCTGGTGATTATCTATGGGACTAATAGTTCACCAGCAGAGACATCAACTCAGTGGTAGTAATACTAATGTTATAAAAATGGTAGTAACATTCCAGcgccagacctcaattaaactgatattaaaatattatgtcttcatcattaTCGTTCGATGTtgcatattatatttgtttttcgttaactGTTAAGTTTGGATAATATAATTGAACCAATATCAATTGACAACCAGAAGTTCTATAAATGATTTCATTTGACAATTATTTCACTTCATATATGATAGGCAAGTTGAACCCTCGGTCATggatataattatttcatttaagaattgaatgcttctttttgtaacttcatatgggtgtaaaagcgttgaccgaagtacattttgtatgaagcgcggaagcgcttcatactaaaaCTGTGCGCACGCTCAACAcctttacaaccctatgaagttacaaacagaagcattcaatacttataattacattttttacctataattatgaaaacacgaatgttattattgttttatttaattcacctgtgtaCTTTATTGTAgaaccacgtgttatcatgaataaaaagttttattgggcaatgcaattgcttacggaataacacatgatgtgcagttagccaatcagaataacgtataataatgaaacataaagcTTATGTTATTATACAGCTGTGaacacaatttgtttaaataattgatGATCATACGAATGTCACACAGGTAAGAGGTGTATCTAGCTATCAAACCAAGGTTTGCCTCACCAATTTCAACATATGGAAATGCCTGGTCAAATTCAAGAATGTGACAGTTATTTTCAATTCGTTTGGTTTGTTTGAGCTGTAGTTTGAATTTGCCACTTGATTAGagacttttgaattttccttcgagtttggtattttaacaGGTTACCTTTCAATatagaattgaaaattaatacGGAAAAAAATACCTGATCTCGCGCGAAAACGCCTAttgctttatatataactaagtCTCAAATATAAAGCATAATCTGCATATCCTTCCATAGAACCTGAGTTAAAAACCCTATTGTTATTCGGGTTCGTGTTGCTGGGTCTTTAGTAATCTATGGTTTAGTAATATTTTACTATTCTTTTTTCGatggtctttttttttcttttagccatggcgttgtcagaaaatttttgtcttttgagtTTGAAAGTCCTTTAGTTTTCCTTCGCCTCTCTTTTTTGCTaatcaaatcaattttaaaaagcacACCATTCCATGTGGATTTGCAATCAGTGCATgtgaaaacatgttttatacatTAAATAGCTGAAAATTAGCATATGAAATTGACAATATCTAAATATAATGTAGAAACATAATTTGCAAACTAAAGCCTTCATTGTGCATGTAcatcaataaaaatgtattgatacatgtatgcatgaattttttattaatgtaaattatccaattctaaaatataaattgtcagctgctttttcaaatgaataaaggTGTTTACAGTATAATGAAAAGCTTTGGATATTCAAATGGTTTGGCCTCGGTCATCactaaacatatatttattgttgaaatacCTATATTGAGCGGGAAATAGTAAAATTAAAGTTATTGTGTCCATTGTACTCTTCAATCTTTATTCTAATTATCTTGTacttatttgaagaaaaaaaacaacactgtaTACGGTTAGTGCTATCTAGAACTAGCACATTTTAGTCGACGTCTTTTCTtagtttcatttatatgtttgtttgaaaTCTAAAGTTAGTTCTGTTTTATAATTGTGTTGTATGCTTACAAAGCTTATACTGAATCCATTACAACTATGTCACCTATTGTCTGTTTGGGTTGCTCTCCTACTTTTGTCACTATATCAGAACTGTAAAATAACGCCCTATAATTAtaagtgagatgtttagctgACCATATtgtatccaccattttctttataaaatggCTGTAcctcaggaatgtgacagttgttttcttttcactcGTTTCTTCGGTAATTGAACGCATATGAGAGAATCAAACGATCATTCATCTTTTAGCCAATAAAGAAAATCAGTACAAGTATGAATTCAACACCTATATTGTACCtgtaaattttcataattacaTTGTAGGCCGGTGTGACAAACATTTGAAACCAAGACGAAGGGGAAACTGTAAACGAGGTCTAACAAATGGTGATATAAATCTGTATTATGCACATGCtattttatcttcaatttttgGCATTACGACAAAAAACATGACATAGTATTTGAACCTCAGTTTTTCTTGTAATCATGATTAATCACATTAAACAGATTTAAAACTGTCCTAAGTCAgtaatctgatgttcagtagatGTCGTTTGATGAAtgtaaatttgagaatggaaatggggaatgtatcaaagagacaacaacccgaccatagaaaacaCAGCAGCAGAAGAtcaccaacaggttttcaatgtaacgagaaattcccgcatccggaggcgtcctccggctggcccctaaacaaatatatactagttcagtgataatgttagtgtttctcgtttctcgtttttttatatagattagaccgttgttgttttccgtttaaatggttttacactagtaatttttgagaTCCTATATGGCTTGCATTGTGGTTGCAGACCGTACTTttacttataatggtttacttttataaattgtgacttggatggaccgttgactcattggcacttatgtcacatctccttatatctAATTAAACACGCATTTGTTTTACCAATGttctgtaatgaaaaattaaggtAATGTCTTGATCAACCGCACCCCTGATTTATATTAACATGGACATGTTCATGGTTGCAATCGTGTTCTTTTTCCCGTTTAATGTCTCTTTTCCCTTCTTACGTAACACAAAAGGCGTCAGGATTCATGCACTTGTCTTATCCAGAGTTCTTAAGCTCCTTTCAAGGTTTTTCTGATCTCCAATTGTAATTCAACTTAACTTATTTTGCAATATATAATAATACTTTGTTGTCTGTTATGCAACATACAGTGTCATTAGTGTtgtttccaaaaaataaaagatacatgttttgtcacaaaaattacaagatacatgttttcacaaaaacttaaaaacatattatgtgagtttgttgaaaaaaatccgTCAATTTAAGAGTTAgaactgtaacatatatattgaatgaTTGACTTTCATTGTGGAAATGTGATTCTGGTACATTTTTCGTAGAGATACTCAAATAACAGATATTAAAAGGTACTATGAATGTACAAGTAACACTATTATGATAGTGtgttcattatttatttaatggaatttaaagaaaaaataacaaaaattagatttgaaaaataatttgagaGCACGTTTATTGTCAATGGGAAATATAGATATAATCGTTCGTAGAGACTGGCCAAACGCATTTAAAGAAGTATATGCAAACATAAATGAATATCTAAAATTAATCAAAGAAACCcgaacatttacaaaaaaggaTCTATAAAGATCCATTTGTTCTCTTCTCACTATCTGATAGGTAGCCGTTAACATCGATACACGAACTACATCTTTCTTCGTTAGAAATCTTCTCATTTAGTTCATATAGTTCATTCTGTTCCAATTGTAACATATGACCGGTAGTTGACGTCACAAGAGAATAGTTCTGATTTTTACGAGGACTTCCAACAGTTGGTTCGTGAGTGCCAAGATTTTGGCTACATCGACGGCATCTTTGCTTGACAAGTTGTCCTATTAATATAAATAGAGTTTTATAATGTTAACACATAAAATAAGTGTTTAACTTATGAGTTAAAGTCATCCGATGAGTTGTTTAGCAAGAGTTCTAATAGCAATAACACGTTTGGCCGtacttgtacatgtaatttAGGTTTGAATTTGGAGTTGTTAAGAAACACATTGTAATAGTACCGCAACAGTCTAATGTATCAAgtgttgtttaaaataatatgaaatgtCAAATTCCATTGACAAAAGAAAATGAgacaaaaaatcattataacagtaaaacattaaaaagttcAACGTCTACTATCGTCTGTCAAGTTACATCACTGACATGGGACAAGCATTTAATTCACATCATTTCTAATTTAGTTTGAAATTTCCCTATATTATTTATTGGATCGGAATAATCATTTAAGGATGCAGGAATGGTCTTTAACTAGAGGCCAAAAATGATCCCTGATGCATTAagtttttcagtaattttatattctatagtAATGTACTAAATCCTAGAAGAACTATTTCTACACAACTTTtacattatttgaaaattagatTTGGTCTGTAACTCCTGACGAAATAGCTTTGAATCAAAATAGCTTATATACTGCGGCTGGCATTACAGAAAAGTCCAAAagttgacaatgttttgttatcatTAACAGCTATATATTTTTGCGAGAAAAATCAgtgaaaattaaattacat
Protein-coding sequences here:
- the LOC134699080 gene encoding thyrotropin-releasing hormone receptor-like; the encoded protein is MSVVKMLIVIVAVFCIMWMPYRTVVVYNSFSDYNISNVWFWLVCRIMVYTNSAINPILYNAMSMKFREAFTAILCHRQLVKQRCRRCSQNLGTHEPTVGSPRKNQNYSLVTSTTGHMLQLEQNELYELNEKISNEERCSSCIDVNGYLSDSEKRTNGSL